A window of Torulaspora globosa chromosome 8, complete sequence contains these coding sequences:
- a CDS encoding 40S ribosomal protein eS30 (ancestral locus Anc_6.83) produces MGKVHGSLARAGKVKSQTPKVEKQEKPKKPKGRAYKRMLYTRRFVNVTLTNGKRRMNPGPSSQ; encoded by the exons ATG GGTAAAGTTCACGGTTCTCTAGCTCGTGCTGGTAAGGTCAAGTCCCAAACTCCAAAGGTCGAAAAGCAagaaaagccaaagaagccaaagGGTCGTGCTTACAAGAGAATGTTGTACACCAGAAGATTTGTTAACGTCACTTTGACCAACGGTAAGAGAAGAATGAACCCAGGTCCATCTTCTCAATAA
- a CDS encoding uncharacterized protein (ancestral locus Anc_6.82), with the protein MSEEVIDQQKVTELVASIRDQFVLPYRDAAALKEIKSSTSFKDSDPLTEIGKLSQIIKAHSTKIGIICQPSKFFGNYPAVFKEFQSFANALFYLLSVLPLIHDGDMWAMYLVQKLDSTVINLLNGVSQLCDGIDKMINEGKGDDEDRLACIGILWTACESLEEIAKKGNFQLLADNIRNSCGLVDDVLQDVDSWLQDPHFGADLLIDDDFSDNEDRESDKEGSDDEVALEKMAEFLKLWQTRLKMIKLLLSSFAKSMATNVYNAKNTKASILDKLNALQSLIVEQLDELFSDIFLSDASFSEDDFASSVSSLNDSLRHMVKVITKLNTSDAKKLKWIQVWETKYFPN; encoded by the coding sequence ATGAGCGAAGAGGTTATTGACCAGCAGAAGGTGACGGAGTTGGTTGCTTCGATTCGGGATCAATTCGTACTGCCTTATAGGGatgctgctgctttgaaagagattaAATCTTCCACGAGCTTTAAGGACTCGGATCCACTGACAGAGATCGGTAAGTTATCTCAGATAATCAAGGCTCATTCTACCAAGATCGGTATCATTTGCCAACCTTCCAAGTTCTTCGGCAACTATCCGGCAGTTTTTAAAGAGTTCCAGAGCTTTGCCAATGCGCTTTTCTATCTGCTAAGTGTGCTGCCTTTGATTCACGATGGAGACATGTGGGCTATGTACTTGGTCCAGAAGCTGGATTCTACAGTTATCAATCTACTGAATGGTGTGTCACAGCTGTGCGATGGGATCGACAAAATGATTAATGAGGGCAAAggcgatgacgaagatAGGCTTGCGTGCATCGGAATCCTGTGGACCGCTTGCGAATCACTTGAAGAGATCGCAAAGAAGGGCAATTTTCAATTGCTGGCTGATAATATTCGCAACAGTTGTGGTTTAGTCGACGACGTCCTCCAGGACGTCGACTCGTGGTTGCAAGATCCACATTTCGGCGCTGACTTACTGATAGATGACGACTTCAGTGACAATGAAGATAGGGAATCAGATAAAGAGggctctgatgatgaggTAGCAttggaaaagatggcagaattcttgaagctttggcAGACCaggctgaagatgatcaaacTACTTTTATCGTCATTCGCCAAGTCAATGGCCACCAATGTCTACAATGCAAAAAATACAAAAGCTTCTATCCTAGACAAGTTGAACGCGCTGCAGTCGTTGATCGTCGAGCAGTTAGACGAGCTTTTCTCTGATATATTCCTTTCTGACGCTTCGTTCTCGGAGGATGATTTCGCCAGCAGCGTGAGTTCATTGAATGATAGTTTGCGTCATATGGTCAAGGTAATCACAAAGCTAAACACTTCCGATGCGAAGAAGTTGAAATGGATACAAGTTTGGGAAACGAAATATTTCCCGAATTAA
- the LAS17 gene encoding actin-binding protein LAS17 (ancestral locus Anc_6.81), whose product MGLLSSTDKELIKRALPKSSNKIIDVAIARLYVAYPDPNEWQYTGLSGVIVLVDDLVGHTFFLKLVDIKGHRGVLWDHELYAKFEYYQDRTFFHTFEIEDCYAGLLFEDLNEASHFLKRIQKREKYASKKTLSNKNAIALTKKVNQERASQVVNGPRGESLYGQQRERYDYEKAESIPQTKHKAPPPPPPVAASSTAGSSDFEDDGESRSDWTVSAPTTPAPAAPAPEIPAAPVPQARMKHPVPPLPASVAPPAPSDTSLPGSGPTAPAPAPQSPTLPRRDNNPFPIPTSTNVPNPFPVPLPNTAPQQANNPFPFPVPQQSAQNNSFSAPARPVPAPPARNNRPVPVPPRKTTRNAPPVPASRHGPPPPLPPHRNVTPQAATQNMVPTHQTGRPPAPPPPRRGPAPPPPPRANASQAFPQHSTVPPVQTSFPSQNGYQSPPPPPTPPTTFNSIPPAAQASSAVHATSAPPPPPPPPMAPAQTTSAPPPPPPSFLTQPQNASALPPPPLPPVTTPASNGGFAETTGDVGRDALLASIRGAGGIGSLRKVDKSQLDRPSVLLQEAQGKPVAPNSPSGPPPSGGGSLADALAAALSQRKAKVGSGDYDNGDDW is encoded by the coding sequence ATGGGTCTTTTGAGCTCGACGGACAAAGAACTGATCAAAAGGGCGCTGCCCAAGTCTTCCaacaaaatcatcgatgTTGCCATAGCAAGACTTTATGTTGCATATCCGGATCCTAATGAGTGGCAATACACGGGCCTGTCCGGAGTCATTGTGCTGGTTGACGATTTAGTGGGACACAcgtttttcttgaagcttgtGGATATCAAAGGACATAGAGGTGTGCTTTGGGATCATGAGTTGTATGCAAAGTTCGAATACTACCAAGACCGAACTTTCTTTCACACTTTTGAGATAGAGGATTGTTACGCGGGTCTGTTGTTCGAAGATTTGAACGAAGCGTCCCACTTCCTGAAGAGAATACAGAAACGGGAGAAGTATGCGTCCAAGAAGACGCTTTCCAACAAGAATGCAATTGCTCtgaccaagaaagtgaaCCAAGAAAGGGCGTCACAAGTCGTCAATGGTCCCCGAGGCGAGTCCCTCTACGGGCAACAGAGGGAAAGGTATGATTATGAGAAGGCTGAATCGATTCCGCAGACCAAACACAAAGCGCCTCCGCCCCCACCTCCCGTGGCTGCATCTTCTACTGCTGGATCAAGCGATTTCGAGGATGATGGCGAGTCACGTTCCGACTGGACCGTATCGGCGCCAACAACTCCAGCGCCTGCTGCGCCGGCTCCGGAGATACCAGCAGCTCCAGTACCGCAGGCTCGTATGAAACATCCTGTTCCTCCGCTCCCGGCCTCCGTTGCACCACCAGCGCCTTCCGATACATCATTACCAGGGTCGGGGCCCACTGCGCCGGCTCCGGCACCTCAGTCACCCACCCTACCCCGTAGGGACAATAACCCGTTCCCGATCCCCACGTCGACTAATGTCCCCAATCCATTCCCCGTGCCGCTGCCCAATACAGCTCCTCAGCAGGCGAATAATCCCTTTCCGTTTCCCGTACCACAGCAGTCGGCTCAGAACAATTCATTCTCAGCGCCTGCCAGGCCCGTTCCTGCACCTCCAGCTCGAAATAACCGTCCGGTGCCTGTACCCCCAAGAAAAACAACTAGAAATGCTCCGCCGGTCCCGGCCTCTAGGCATGGTCCACCTCCTCCACTGCCTCCTCACAGGAATGTGACACCGCAGGCTGCGACACAGAATATGGTGCCAACACACCAAACTGGACGTCCACCTGCTCCGCCGCCTCCTAGACGCGGCCCAGCCCCTCCTCCGCCTCCCAGGGCCAACGCGTCTCAAGCGTTTCCACAGCACTCTACAGTGCCACCAGTGCAGACCAGTTTCCCGAGTCAGAACGGCTATCAATCACCTCCTCCGCCGCCAACTCCACCAACTACATTTAACAGCATTCCACCTGCTGCACAGGCATCATCAGCGGTTCATGCCACAAGCGCACCTCCTCCACCACCTCCGCCTCCTATGGCGCCAGCACAAACTACAAGTGCGCCACCCCCGCCTCCaccttctttcttgactCAACCGCAGAACGCTTCAGCGCTACCTCCACCACCTCTACCCCCCGTGACGACTCCAGCTTCCAACGGAGGTTTCGCAGAAACGACTGGTGATGTTGGGAGGGATGCTCTCCTTGCATCCATCCGAGGCGCTGGCGGCATAGGATCATTGAGGAAGGTCGATAAATCTCAGCTCGATCGACCATCtgtgctgctgcaggagGCCCAAGGCAAACCAGTGGCACCGAACAGCCCATCGGGACCACCACCCTCAGGCGGCGGATCATTAGCGGATGCTCTGGCGGCCGCCTTGAGTCAACGAAAGGCCAAGGTTGGTTCTGGCGATTACGATAACGGGGATGATTGGTAA